A single window of Methanosphaera sp. DNA harbors:
- the rpl37A gene encoding 50S ribosomal protein L37Ae, translating into MVRKSKVGSTGRFGARYGRKAKRTVKDIEDKMHAKHVCPKCDRPGVKRTHAGIWKCKKCGNVFTGGAYVPATPMGKVAKRNIKRITGGE; encoded by the coding sequence ATGGTAAGAAAAAGTAAAGTTGGATCTACTGGTCGTTTTGGAGCTAGATATGGAAGAAAAGCTAAAAGAACAGTGAAAGATATCGAAGATAAAATGCATGCAAAACACGTTTGTCCTAAATGTGACAGACCAGGAGTAAAAAGAACACATGCTGGTATCTGGAAATGTAAAAAATGTGGTAACGTATTTACCGGCGGAGCTTATGTTCCAGCAACACCAATGGGAAAAGTTGCAAAACGTAACATTAAACGTATTACTGGAGGAGAATAA
- a CDS encoding Rpp14/Pop5 family protein, which produces MSKLKILPPTLREKKRYVAFELFSENKINKDDFIVFMWNNLINLYGEITCGNINLWLISFKYIEHKNNRFKYKCIVKCQRGYEKNIHTMLASIIRYKNMRLVAHTLATSGTIHSLDKKYDLL; this is translated from the coding sequence ATGTCTAAATTAAAAATTTTACCTCCCACACTACGTGAGAAGAAACGATATGTTGCATTTGAATTATTTTCTGAAAATAAGATTAATAAGGATGATTTCATAGTATTTATGTGGAATAACTTAATTAACTTATATGGTGAGATAACCTGTGGAAATATTAATCTATGGCTTATTAGTTTTAAATATATTGAACATAAAAATAATAGATTTAAATATAAATGTATTGTTAAATGTCAAAGGGGTTATGAAAAAAATATTCACACAATGCTTGCAAGTATTATACGATATAAAAATATGCGTCTTGTAGCACATACTCTTGCAACATCAGGTACAATACATTCACTTGATAAAAAATATGACCTTCTATAA
- a CDS encoding DNA-directed RNA polymerase subunit P: protein MYKCINCGQSVDIKKYSESKCPKCRYRILFKEVPVVKRTVKAR, encoded by the coding sequence ATGTACAAATGCATTAACTGTGGACAAAGTGTGGATATTAAAAAATATTCAGAATCAAAATGTCCTAAATGCAGATACAGAATTTTATTTAAAGAAGTTCCTGTAGTAAAACGTACAGTAAAAGCCAGATAA
- a CDS encoding HisA/HisF-related TIM barrel protein: MIIPVVDMKDSMCVSGKSGMRDTYTELRSIYGRGCDIIDLASNLRDDGAKLMYIADLDKIEGVGDNSSLISKVNDIIPVMLDNGISTPDDIEENSKICTYNIVATETLSSISDAYAIFEKYDNEKLIFSVDIKDNEVLLKDKSIKVSELIELINDVKPKYVILLNITQVGQKQQKQCDVVDEIISKTPTVEHIMAGGITNQAIAEYKKVGIDNFLIGTILHEGKLEYEM, translated from the coding sequence ATGATTATTCCTGTTGTTGATATGAAAGATTCAATGTGTGTTTCTGGTAAATCTGGAATGCGTGATACATATACAGAACTTAGAAGTATTTATGGTCGTGGTTGTGATATTATTGATCTTGCATCTAATCTTCGTGATGATGGTGCAAAGCTTATGTATATTGCAGATCTTGATAAGATTGAAGGTGTTGGTGACAATAGTAGTTTAATTTCTAAAGTTAATGATATTATTCCTGTTATGCTTGATAATGGTATTTCAACACCAGATGATATTGAAGAAAATAGTAAAATTTGTACATACAATATAGTTGCAACAGAAACATTATCTAGTATTTCTGATGCCTATGCAATATTTGAAAAATATGACAATGAAAAGTTAATCTTTAGTGTTGATATTAAAGATAATGAAGTGCTTCTTAAAGATAAAAGCATCAAAGTATCTGAGTTAATTGAACTTATCAATGATGTTAAACCAAAATATGTAATACTACTTAACATTACACAAGTAGGACAAAAACAACAAAAACAGTGTGATGTAGTTGATGAAATCATATCAAAAACACCAACAGTTGAACATATCATGGCAGGTGGAATAACAAACCAGGCAATAGCAGAATATAAAAAAGTGGGAATTGACAACTTCCTTATTGGTACAATACTACATGAAGGAAAACTAGAATATGAAATGTGA
- a CDS encoding PfkB family carbohydrate kinase produces MQNKILTIGPITKDIIITPQSRNSQTGGSVFYQSKALHLINTPHDVVLTIADDDLKLLNSFDSQENIKTIITKQTMQYTNIYDESMQRTQKATLPENPIGIDNIKDINLSQYHTAIISPLCEYDIPPETIKYLKQNNLKTTIVAQGYLRSTDKDGNIKRHEWNNKDAYLKYADTIILDDEETKKAFNLNEITDDNINEILKKYDIETFIITKASKGSTIYMQDMKTDIPCIKAEKIVDPTGLGDTYIAAYTSKIMENKSVYEAGIFAAEMAKEKIEIKYQ; encoded by the coding sequence ATGCAAAATAAGATACTTACAATAGGTCCAATTACAAAAGATATAATAATTACACCACAAAGTAGAAATTCACAAACAGGTGGATCAGTATTCTACCAGTCAAAAGCATTACACCTAATAAACACGCCACATGATGTAGTATTAACAATAGCAGATGATGATCTTAAATTACTCAATAGTTTTGATAGCCAAGAAAACATTAAAACAATAATAACCAAACAAACAATGCAATATACAAACATCTATGATGAATCAATGCAAAGAACACAAAAAGCAACACTACCTGAAAATCCAATAGGCATAGATAACATCAAAGATATTAATCTAAGCCAATATCACACAGCAATAATCTCACCACTATGTGAATATGACATACCACCTGAAACAATAAAATATCTAAAACAAAACAATCTTAAAACAACAATAGTAGCACAGGGATATCTAAGATCTACAGATAAAGATGGTAACATAAAAAGACATGAATGGAACAATAAAGATGCATACCTAAAATATGCAGATACAATAATACTAGATGATGAAGAAACAAAAAAAGCATTTAATCTTAATGAAATAACAGATGATAATATCAATGAAATACTAAAAAAATATGACATTGAAACATTCATAATAACAAAAGCATCAAAAGGATCAACAATTTACATGCAAGATATGAAAACTGATATTCCATGTATAAAAGCTGAAAAAATAGTAGATCCTACAGGACTTGGAGATACATATATTGCAGCATATACATCAAAAATTATGGAAAATAAGTCAGTCTATGAAGCTGGAATATTTGCAGCAGAAATGGCAAAAGAAAAAATAGAAATTAAATATCAATAA
- a CDS encoding exosome complex protein Rrp4, whose product MRYVENKEMVLPGSLLADNNYKAGNFTFKEDGKIYSNTAGLVYFDSERVYVIPFKNTYNPEYGDLIIGRVIGSTYSSWTIDINSAYNGFLLTSEIYDKNEPNINNVINVNDVLLLRVGNVDEIHRVKLTLRSHGLGKFNQGVIVDVKQPTIHFLSEENAFLTNMIQEYTHTDIIVAKNGLIWLNGLKENIEKTIEIINLIEKNPFKYNLIKDVQSMLIKFQKEGY is encoded by the coding sequence ATGCGATATGTAGAAAATAAGGAAATGGTACTACCAGGAAGTCTTCTTGCTGATAATAACTATAAAGCAGGAAACTTTACATTTAAAGAAGATGGTAAAATCTATTCAAATACAGCAGGACTTGTTTATTTTGACAGTGAACGCGTATATGTCATACCATTTAAAAATACATACAACCCAGAATATGGAGATCTTATAATAGGACGTGTTATAGGATCAACATACTCATCATGGACTATTGATATTAACAGTGCATATAATGGATTTCTATTAACATCAGAAATATATGATAAAAATGAGCCAAACATCAACAATGTCATTAATGTAAACGATGTACTACTACTTCGTGTAGGTAATGTTGATGAAATACACAGAGTAAAACTAACACTCCGCTCACATGGTCTTGGTAAGTTTAATCAAGGTGTAATAGTTGATGTTAAACAGCCAACAATACACTTTTTAAGTGAAGAAAATGCATTTCTAACAAATATGATACAAGAATATACACATACAGATATCATAGTTGCAAAAAATGGACTAATATGGCTTAATGGTCTTAAAGAAAACATAGAAAAAACTATTGAAATAATTAATTTAATAGAAAAAAATCCATTCAAATACAATCTAATTAAAGACGTACAAAGTATGCTTATAAAATTCCAAAAAGAGGGATATTAA
- a CDS encoding KEOPS complex subunit Pcc1 codes for MEDKKVLNNIETVFEVEFDSDREAEIVYNAIYPELSFSHNDRSTTDIKLDNNNMIITINSKDVVSLRASINSYIRWIKLSTEILKI; via the coding sequence ATGGAAGATAAAAAGGTTTTAAATAACATTGAAACAGTCTTTGAAGTTGAATTTGATAGTGATCGTGAAGCTGAAATTGTATATAATGCAATTTATCCTGAGTTATCATTTTCACATAATGATAGATCAACTACTGATATTAAATTAGATAATAACAATATGATTATTACAATTAATTCAAAAGATGTTGTTTCACTAAGAGCTTCTATAAATTCATATATTAGGTGGATTAAATTATCTACTGAAATATTAAAAATATAA
- a CDS encoding transcription factor S has translation MEFCPKCGKVLLPKNGILHCFECGYDKSLTDKQKEDYIIEQDVSQKEDIIIAGEKINTLPTTKGLCYRCGNRELEWWLVQMRKSDEAETRFYRCTKCGNTWRRSK, from the coding sequence ATGGAATTTTGTCCAAAATGTGGAAAGGTTTTACTTCCAAAAAATGGCATACTTCACTGCTTTGAATGTGGATATGACAAATCACTAACAGATAAACAAAAAGAGGATTATATCATAGAACAAGACGTATCACAAAAAGAGGATATTATCATAGCAGGTGAAAAAATAAATACACTACCAACAACAAAAGGTTTATGCTACAGATGTGGAAATCGTGAACTTGAATGGTGGCTAGTACAAATGAGAAAAAGTGATGAAGCTGAGACAAGATTCTATCGCTGCACAAAATGTGGAAATACATGGAGAAGATCTAAATAA
- a CDS encoding RNA-binding domain-containing protein, with translation MIHNISYRTFVYTTEDEDKVTDAISYLFFNSLPEATIDEDHFNNEILVLSDKITKKRSIREFIDFLNENLSDADKETIKDELSRRIDDKGNLFLRFDKQEAVDENLKLTYSGNAIHTKIKIASYPSNKENAIKVAKEKIFNFL, from the coding sequence ATGATTCATAACATTTCGTATAGAACATTTGTTTATACAACCGAAGATGAAGATAAGGTAACAGATGCAATAAGTTACCTTTTCTTTAATTCTTTACCTGAAGCAACCATTGATGAGGATCATTTCAACAATGAAATTCTTGTCCTATCAGATAAAATAACAAAAAAACGATCAATACGTGAATTTATTGATTTTCTTAATGAAAACCTATCAGATGCTGATAAAGAAACTATTAAAGATGAATTATCACGCAGAATTGATGATAAAGGTAACTTATTTTTAAGATTTGATAAACAAGAAGCAGTTGATGAAAATCTTAAATTAACCTACTCAGGTAATGCAATACATACAAAGATTAAAATTGCATCTTATCCTTCAAATAAGGAAAATGCAATTAAGGTTGCAAAAGAGAAGATTTTTAACTTCTTATAA
- the purB gene encoding adenylosuccinate lyase, translated as MAIHPIEFRYGTPEMKAVWEQEAKLQNMLKVEAALAKAEGEIGLIPKEAADEINRKASTEYVKQERVDEIERATNHDIAALMKALQEVCDDDAGEYVHYGSTSNDIIDSSQSLQLKESIEIIRAKVVKLIEVLIDLAEEHKDTVTIGRTHGQHALPTTYGMKFAIYIDELMRQLERLDLTQKHVCVGMMTGAVGTTAALGDQGYDIHMRVSEILGLNPVQISNQVVQRDNHAEFIMTLANIASTLEKMALEVRNLQRTEIMEVGEKFDPEKQVGSSTMPHKRNPITGERICGVSRVIKSYVNVALANNPLWHERDLTNSSSERIILPESAILTDYILNLSIKLFSKLDFYDENIEHNLNLSNGLIMAERFMSKLTQKGMGRQSAYALVRSCSMDAYAQDTGLREILSQQEEILKYLTQEEIDETMDPHTYLGSSTKFVDNVISRAKDVIGE; from the coding sequence ATGGCAATACATCCAATAGAATTCCGATACGGTACTCCTGAAATGAAAGCTGTATGGGAACAGGAAGCAAAATTACAAAACATGTTAAAAGTTGAAGCAGCACTTGCTAAAGCTGAAGGTGAAATAGGATTAATTCCAAAAGAAGCAGCAGATGAAATTAATAGAAAAGCTTCAACAGAATATGTTAAACAAGAACGTGTAGATGAAATTGAAAGAGCTACAAACCACGATATTGCAGCATTAATGAAAGCATTACAAGAAGTATGTGATGATGATGCTGGAGAATATGTGCATTATGGTTCAACAAGTAATGATATTATTGATTCATCACAATCATTACAACTTAAAGAATCAATTGAAATTATAAGAGCAAAAGTTGTTAAACTTATTGAAGTATTAATTGATCTTGCAGAAGAACATAAAGATACAGTTACAATAGGACGTACACACGGACAACATGCTCTTCCTACAACATATGGTATGAAATTTGCAATCTACATAGATGAACTTATGCGTCAACTTGAAAGACTTGACCTTACACAAAAACATGTATGTGTAGGTATGATGACAGGAGCTGTAGGTACAACAGCAGCACTTGGAGATCAAGGATATGACATTCATATGAGAGTATCTGAAATTTTAGGATTAAATCCTGTACAGATTTCAAACCAAGTTGTACAAAGAGATAACCATGCAGAATTCATTATGACACTTGCAAACATTGCAAGTACACTTGAAAAAATGGCACTTGAAGTACGTAACTTACAAAGAACTGAAATTATGGAAGTTGGAGAAAAATTCGACCCTGAAAAACAAGTTGGTAGTAGTACAATGCCACATAAAAGAAACCCTATTACTGGTGAAAGAATTTGTGGTGTTTCAAGAGTTATTAAATCATACGTTAATGTTGCACTTGCAAACAACCCACTATGGCACGAACGTGACTTAACAAACTCATCATCAGAACGTATTATACTTCCTGAATCTGCAATTCTTACAGATTACATACTTAATTTATCAATTAAATTATTCTCAAAACTTGACTTCTATGATGAAAACATTGAACACAACCTTAACTTAAGTAATGGTCTTATAATGGCAGAAAGATTCATGTCAAAACTTACACAAAAAGGTATGGGAAGACAAAGTGCTTATGCTCTTGTACGTTCCTGTTCAATGGATGCATATGCTCAAGATACAGGTCTTCGTGAAATCTTATCACAACAAGAAGAAATTCTTAAATACCTTACACAAGAAGAAATTGATGAAACAATGGATCCACACACATACCTTGGAAGCAGTACTAAATTTGTAGATAATGTAATTAGTAGAGCTAAAGATGTTATAGGTGAATAG
- a CDS encoding 50S ribosomal protein L15e, with amino-acid sequence MYKYLKDAWKNPSESYVKELMKERLPRWRRQPVIVRIDKPTRIDRARSLGYKAKTGYVVARIRVRRGSRRKSRFKNGRDPKRMGVKKISGEKSIQRMAEERVARKYPNLEVLNSYWVWEDGKAKYYEVIMVDPQCPTIKNDNSINWICSNKHTRRAHRGLTSAGKKGRGLNKKGKGAEKVR; translated from the coding sequence ATGTATAAGTATTTAAAAGATGCATGGAAAAACCCATCAGAATCATATGTAAAAGAACTTATGAAAGAAAGATTACCTAGATGGAGAAGACAACCTGTTATTGTAAGAATCGACAAACCTACAAGAATCGACAGAGCAAGAAGTTTAGGTTACAAAGCAAAAACAGGATACGTAGTAGCTAGAATCAGAGTTAGAAGAGGATCAAGAAGAAAATCAAGATTCAAAAACGGTAGAGATCCAAAAAGAATGGGTGTAAAGAAAATTTCAGGAGAAAAATCCATTCAGAGAATGGCTGAAGAACGTGTTGCACGCAAATATCCTAACTTAGAAGTACTAAATTCATACTGGGTATGGGAAGATGGTAAAGCTAAATACTACGAAGTAATAATGGTTGATCCACAATGTCCTACAATTAAAAACGACAATTCCATCAACTGGATTTGTTCAAACAAACACACCAGACGTGCTCACAGAGGTTTAACAAGCGCTGGTAAAAAAGGAAGAGGATTAAACAAAAAAGGTAAAGGTGCAGAAAAGGTTAGATAA
- the rrp42 gene encoding exosome complex protein Rrp42, giving the protein MVNVISEVSKEAIFDLLNQGKRIDHRMFTEYRDITIKTDYISKANGSALISIGNTTVIAGVKAQLSTPFSNSPDEGILIVNTETLALANKNFEHGPPNKFTVEISRVVDRTIREAPLIDLKQLCVVENSKVWKLHVDIYIIDFDGNMMDAAALAAICALLTTKIPTASCVNDEITIDEDTQMNLPIKNKCMLTTVTKINNQLIFDPTYDEEQLMDSSLSVGFREDGSLCAMQKCGLNVMSMAEVKKTIKLAEIKSKEFFEIINQLK; this is encoded by the coding sequence ATGGTTAATGTAATTTCAGAAGTGTCAAAAGAAGCCATATTTGATCTTTTAAATCAGGGAAAAAGAATAGATCATAGAATGTTTACAGAATACAGAGATATTACAATTAAAACTGATTATATTTCAAAAGCTAATGGTTCAGCTCTTATTTCTATTGGTAATACAACAGTTATTGCTGGTGTTAAAGCTCAACTTTCAACACCATTTAGTAATTCTCCTGATGAGGGAATATTAATTGTAAATACTGAAACTCTTGCTTTAGCAAATAAAAACTTTGAACATGGACCACCTAACAAGTTTACTGTTGAAATTTCAAGAGTTGTAGATAGAACAATACGTGAAGCTCCACTTATTGACTTAAAACAGTTATGTGTTGTTGAAAACTCAAAAGTATGGAAACTACACGTTGATATTTACATTATTGACTTTGATGGTAATATGATGGATGCAGCAGCACTTGCTGCAATTTGTGCACTCCTTACAACTAAGATTCCAACAGCATCATGTGTTAATGATGAAATTACAATTGATGAAGATACACAGATGAATCTTCCAATTAAAAACAAATGCATGCTTACAACTGTTACAAAAATTAACAATCAGTTAATATTTGACCCTACATATGATGAAGAACAACTTATGGACTCAAGTCTATCTGTAGGTTTTAGAGAAGATGGTTCTCTTTGTGCAATGCAAAAATGTGGTCTTAATGTTATGAGTATGGCTGAAGTTAAAAAGACTATTAAACTTGCTGAGATAAAATCAAAAGAATTCTTTGAAATAATTAATCAATTAAAATAA
- a CDS encoding ribosome assembly factor SBDS, which translates to MVNVDEAVIARLESYGERFEILVDAELASDYKSGSDVAIEDVIAVEEVFKDAHKADKASEENMMKVFETTDVLEVADKIIHKGTIQITAKQRRQMQEEKTKQVIAQIAREAINPQTKLPHPPKRIQKAMEEAKVHIDPMKSVESQIKPTVKAILTKIPIRIEKVQVAVKIPGTYAGKAYSTISQFGKLQKEEWESDGSWIGIVEIPGGLQDEFYRELSGMTHGEVETKLMK; encoded by the coding sequence ATGGTAAATGTAGATGAAGCAGTTATTGCAAGACTAGAAAGCTATGGTGAAAGATTTGAAATACTAGTAGATGCAGAACTTGCAAGTGACTATAAAAGTGGATCAGATGTTGCAATTGAAGATGTAATTGCAGTAGAAGAAGTATTTAAAGATGCACATAAAGCAGATAAAGCATCAGAAGAAAATATGATGAAAGTATTTGAAACAACAGATGTACTAGAAGTTGCAGATAAAATCATTCATAAAGGAACAATACAAATAACAGCAAAACAAAGACGTCAAATGCAGGAAGAAAAAACAAAACAAGTAATTGCACAAATTGCACGTGAAGCAATCAACCCACAAACAAAACTTCCACATCCACCAAAACGTATACAAAAAGCAATGGAAGAAGCAAAAGTACACATTGATCCAATGAAAAGTGTAGAATCACAAATAAAACCAACAGTAAAAGCAATTCTTACAAAAATACCAATAAGAATTGAAAAAGTACAAGTTGCAGTAAAAATACCAGGAACATATGCAGGAAAAGCATACTCAACAATAAGCCAATTTGGAAAACTACAAAAAGAAGAATGGGAATCAGATGGTAGTTGGATTGGTATTGTAGAAATACCAGGTGGACTTCAAGATGAATTCTACAGAGAACTCAGTGGAATGACACATGGTGAAGTTGAAACTAAATTAATGAAATAA
- the rnp3 gene encoding ribonuclease P protein component 3, with protein sequence MCYFYDFNIKPEFEIIDTLSKFNYHGACIFYDPRKYSNKEIDESFNELQSRTDLKLYHGVYIKEANPQVMSKQVQHFYKKADLIMVSGGDSKLNRAICEMPQVDIINHPYKNNKNSGINHVLANLLVENNITVNINIMDILNNHGFYRAKILSQINQLIHLQKKFNFRMILSSGSRSFYDVRSPNDMINLSSLMNMDEEFAKKALSCNMQEVIDNIDVHKRSIVEGIQIID encoded by the coding sequence ATGTGCTATTTTTATGATTTTAATATTAAACCTGAATTTGAAATTATAGATACACTTAGTAAATTTAATTACCATGGTGCATGTATATTTTATGATCCAAGAAAGTATTCAAATAAAGAGATTGATGAATCATTTAATGAACTTCAAAGTAGAACTGATCTTAAATTATATCATGGTGTATATATTAAAGAGGCAAATCCTCAAGTTATGTCTAAACAAGTACAACATTTCTATAAAAAAGCTGATCTTATAATGGTATCAGGTGGAGATAGTAAACTTAACAGGGCAATATGTGAAATGCCACAAGTTGACATTATTAATCATCCATATAAAAACAATAAAAATAGTGGAATTAATCATGTTCTAGCAAATCTCTTAGTTGAAAATAATATTACAGTAAACATCAATATAATGGATATACTTAATAATCATGGATTTTACAGAGCAAAGATACTTTCACAAATTAATCAACTCATACATCTTCAGAAGAAATTTAACTTCAGAATGATACTATCAAGTGGTTCAAGAAGCTTTTATGATGTAAGATCACCAAATGATATGATAAATCTAAGTTCTCTTATGAATATGGATGAAGAATTTGCAAAAAAAGCTCTTAGTTGTAATATGCAAGAAGTTATTGACAATATTGATGTACATAAAAGAAGTATTGTTGAGGGAATTCAAATTATTGACTAA
- a CDS encoding prefoldin subunit beta, translating to MEMPENIQEQLNQFQQAQQQAQSIAMQKQNLTIQLNESKKALDELSKIADDEDVYKTAGPLLIKTTKAQSEADLNDSIEMLQIREKTINKQEKRINDKLTELQASLQNAMNQLQQ from the coding sequence ATGGAAATGCCTGAAAATATACAAGAACAATTAAATCAATTCCAACAAGCACAACAACAAGCACAATCAATTGCAATGCAAAAACAAAACTTAACAATTCAACTTAATGAATCTAAAAAAGCTTTAGATGAACTTTCAAAAATTGCAGATGATGAAGATGTTTACAAAACAGCTGGACCTCTTCTCATTAAAACAACAAAAGCACAATCTGAAGCAGACTTAAATGATTCAATTGAAATGCTCCAAATCAGAGAAAAAACAATCAACAAACAAGAAAAACGTATCAATGATAAACTTACTGAATTACAAGCAAGTCTTCAAAATGCAATGAACCAATTACAACAATAA
- the rrp41 gene encoding exosome complex exonuclease Rrp41, giving the protein MNNQFIREDGRSATSFRNMKMEVGILNNADGSAYIECGGNKILVGVYGPRELHSKKHSKPDGAVLRCKYNMAPFSVTERKRPGNDRRSTEISKLISEAITPCVFLEKYPRASIDISIEVLEAEGGTRCLGIIGASLALADAEIPMRDLISACAVGKVDGHIVLDLSEKEDQTGDADVPVAIMPRTGEITFLQMDGNLTQEEFMEALDLAYAGCEFINNLQREALLKKFRGE; this is encoded by the coding sequence ATGAATAATCAATTTATACGTGAAGATGGAAGATCTGCAACAAGTTTCAGAAACATGAAAATGGAAGTTGGCATACTTAACAATGCTGATGGATCTGCATACATTGAATGTGGAGGAAATAAGATACTTGTAGGTGTATATGGACCAAGAGAACTTCATTCAAAGAAACATTCAAAACCTGATGGTGCAGTACTTAGATGTAAATATAACATGGCACCATTTTCTGTAACAGAAAGAAAAAGACCAGGAAATGATCGTCGTTCAACTGAAATATCAAAACTTATATCTGAGGCAATTACACCATGTGTATTTCTTGAAAAATATCCAAGAGCATCAATTGATATTTCAATAGAAGTACTTGAAGCTGAAGGTGGAACACGTTGTCTTGGTATTATTGGTGCAAGTCTTGCTCTTGCTGATGCTGAAATTCCAATGCGTGATCTTATAAGTGCATGTGCTGTTGGAAAAGTTGATGGACACATTGTACTTGACTTATCAGAAAAAGAAGATCAGACAGGAGATGCAGATGTACCTGTTGCTATAATGCCTAGAACTGGTGAAATAACATTTCTCCAGATGGATGGTAACCTAACACAGGAAGAATTTATGGAAGCTCTTGATCTTGCATATGCAGGTTGTGAATTTATTAACAACCTTCAACGTGAAGCTTTACTTAAAAAATTTAGAGGAGAATAA
- a CDS encoding DUF3194 domain-containing protein, translated as MIKLTQDEADEIIKLAHNTAEKYILDNVNKKQFEDINIMINLKALEDSFDIDINIKLDSDVELPSDLSQKAIDLSLDAVDEYVQARKERLNDY; from the coding sequence ATGATTAAATTAACACAAGATGAAGCAGATGAAATTATTAAACTTGCTCATAATACAGCTGAAAAATACATTCTTGATAATGTAAATAAGAAACAATTTGAAGATATTAATATTATGATTAATCTTAAAGCATTAGAAGATAGTTTTGATATTGATATTAACATTAAACTTGATAGTGATGTTGAACTTCCAAGTGATTTATCACAAAAAGCTATTGATCTTAGCCTTGATGCTGTAGATGAATATGTTCAGGCAAGAAAAGAAAGATTAAATGATTATTAG
- the ribC gene encoding riboflavin synthase yields MSKKIGICSTTFSRYDMGAAAIKQIKKQVDGVKFIERYVPGVKDLPVASKKLIEEDGCDIVMAFGMPGGEKIDKLCAHEASTGLIQAQLMTNTHILEVFVHEDEGINDKDLKELAHNRAVQHADNLVKMLFKPKSMKKEIGKGIREGRENKGPL; encoded by the coding sequence ATGTCTAAAAAAATTGGAATTTGTAGTACTACATTTTCACGATATGATATGGGAGCTGCTGCAATTAAACAGATCAAAAAACAAGTAGATGGAGTAAAATTCATTGAAAGATATGTTCCAGGTGTTAAAGATTTACCTGTTGCATCTAAAAAACTTATTGAAGAGGATGGATGTGACATTGTAATGGCATTTGGTATGCCTGGTGGTGAAAAGATAGATAAACTATGTGCACACGAGGCAAGTACTGGTCTTATTCAAGCACAGCTTATGACTAACACCCATATTCTTGAAGTTTTTGTTCATGAAGATGAAGGAATTAATGATAAGGATCTTAAAGAACTTGCACATAACAGAGCAGTTCAACATGCAGATAATCTTGTTAAAATGCTATTTAAACCTAAATCAATGAAGAAAGAAATTGGTAAAGGAATACGTGAAGGTAGAGAAAACAAAGGACCATTATAA